In Papaver somniferum cultivar HN1 chromosome 1, ASM357369v1, whole genome shotgun sequence, a genomic segment contains:
- the LOC113321609 gene encoding peptide methionine sulfoxide reductase A1-like, whose product MLQSISTSVSSSSLLLITSRISSSSASSTSFLSFLKLPRKPLSFPTNTQRTTISTTTPKMNWLGKLGLGFGTNTSMNASSSGASEIAQSPDEDIPSPGQEFAQFGAGCFWGVELAFQRIPGVTKTEVGYSQGFLDNPTYNDICTGTTNHSEVVRVQYDPKECKFDDLLDMFWSRHNPTQLNRQGNDVGTQYRSGIYFYSPEQEKTAKESMERQEKIIGKKIVTEILPAKKFYRAEEYHQQYLAKGGRFGFRQSTEKGCNDPIRCYG is encoded by the exons ATGCTTCAATCCATATCCACTTCTGTTTCATCTTCGTCTCTGTTACTCATCACCTCCCGCATCTCCTCCTCCTCTGCCTCATCAACCTCCTTTCTCTCCTTTCTCAAACTCCCCCGAAAGCCCTTATCATTCCCAACAAACACTCAAAGAACAACCATATCCACAACAACCCCCAAAATGAACTGGTTAGGtaaattagggttagggtttggTACAAATACATCAATGAATGCATCATCATCAGGAGCATCAGAAATTGCTCAATCTCCTGATGAAGATATACCATCACCAGGTCAAGAGTTTGCTCAGTTTGGTGCTGGTTGTTTCTGGGGTGTTGAATTAGCTTTTCAGAGAATACCTGGTGTTACTAAAACTGAAGTTGGGTATAGTCAAGGGTTTCTTGATAATCCTACTTATAATGATATCTGTACTGGTACTACTAATCATTCTGAGGTTGTGAGAGTACAGTATGATCCTAAAGAATGTAAATTTGATGATTTGCTTGATATGTTTTGGTCTAGGCATAATCCTACTCAACTTAATCGTCAG GGAAATGATGTGGGTACACAATATCGATCAGGAATATACTTTTACTCACCAGAGCAGGAGAAAACAGCTAAGGAGTCTATGGAACGACAAGAAAAGATTATAGGCAAGAAGATTGTTACTGAGATTTTGCCAGCAAAGAAGTTTTACAGAGCAGAGGAGTATCATCAGCAGTACTTAGCAAAGGGCGGTCGCTTTGGTTTCAGGCAGTCAACTGAGAAAGGCTGCAATGATCCTATCCGATGCTACGGCTGA